From one Candidatus Hydrogenedentota bacterium genomic stretch:
- a CDS encoding zinc ribbon domain-containing protein encodes MPLFAYRCLDCDAHTEVLVRNDETVVCPECGSERMERQLSRFAAVSSSASSEGSCTDCSVSQSCGCPLQGGCN; translated from the coding sequence ATGCCGCTGTTTGCATATCGATGTTTGGATTGTGACGCGCACACGGAAGTGTTGGTGCGTAATGATGAGACGGTAGTCTGCCCTGAATGTGGTTCCGAACGTATGGAACGCCAATTGAGCCGTTTTGCCGCTGTGAGCAGCAGCGCGTCAAGTGAGGGTAGCTGTACCGACTGTTCCGTTTCGCAAAGCTGCGGATGTCCGCTTCAAGGTGGATGCAATTAA